In Sphingomonas sp. JUb134, the sequence CGAGCGCCGCGTCGTGCAGCGGCTCGTCGCTGGCATCGACGGCATCATCCTGCCCCCTCCGCTGTGCGATTCGCGCCCGGTGCTGGATTATCTGGCGGAAGAGGGCATCCCGACCGTGGTCGTGGCGACCGGCAAACCGCCGGAGGATGCCACTGCGGTCTCGATCGACGACCGCGCCGCCGCGCATGCGATGACGCGGCACCTGCTGTCGCTCGGCCATGCCCGCATCGGCTTCATCATCGGCAATCCGAACCAAACTGCCAGCGCCCTGCGGCTGGAGGGGTATCGCGCCGCGCTGGCGGAAGCGGGCATCCCGCACGATCCGGCACTCGAGGTGGCGGCGCTCTTCACCTACCGGTCCGGCCTCGACGCGGCCGAGATCCTGCTCGACCTGCAGGCCAGGCCGACGGCGATCTTCGCGAGCAACGACGACATGGCCGCAGCCACGGTCGCCGTGGCGCACCGCCGCGGGCTGGACGTGCCGGGTGACCTGACGGTCTGCGGGTTCGATGACAGTGCGCTTGCGACCACGATCTGGCCGGAGCTCACCACGATCCATCAGCCGATCGCCGACATGTCGCGCGCCGCAGTGGATCTGCTCGCCGAGCGAATCCGCGCTCGCCGCGCAGGAAACGAGGAACCGGCTCGCCGCCTCGTCCTCGACTACACTCTGATCCGGCGCCAGTCCGACGCCTCGCCCCGCAAGCGGCCGCGCGTCATGGTGCGCGCCGAGCGATAGCAAAAGGGGCCCGGACGCTTCGCATCCAGGCCCCCTCCGTTCCACCTGCTTGATGACGCGTCAGCGCCAGCCGGCATCGATGAAATAGTCATGGCCCGTGCACATCCGGGCGTCGTCGGACGCCAGGAACAGCACCAGGGCTGCCACGTCCGCGGGCTGGATGCGGCCGTTCAGGCACTGGCCCGCAATGATCTCGGCCTCGCCCTCGGGGGTGTACCAGCGCTCCTGCCGGGGCGTCTGGACGTTGCCGGGAACGATGGTGTTCACGCGGATGTTCTCACGACCCAGGTCACGGGCCAGGCTGCGCGTCAGCCCCTCGATCGCTGCCTTGGAGGTCTGGTAGAGTACCAGTTCGGGCAGCGCGAGGTGCCAGCTGATCGAACCGAAGTTCAGGATCACGCCGCCGCCGTTCTGCTTCATCGCCGGGGCCACCGCCTGCGCGGCGAAGAACTGGTGGCGCAGGTTCACCGCCAGCCGCTCGTCCCAATATTCCGGGGTGACCTGCTCCACCGTATGACGATCGTCATTGCCGGCATTGTTGATCAGGATGTCGACGCCCCCGAGCTCGGCTTCCATTTCCGCAAAGCAGGCGCGCAGCGCCGCGATATCGGTCAGGTCGCAGCGGAAGAAGCGCGGGGCATGCTCCGCGTCCTGAGAAAGGCGCGCGACCAGCTGCTGGCTCGCTTCCTGGGCGATGTCGACGAAGGCGACGCGTGCACCCTGGGCCACGAATGCTTCAATCAGCCCTTCGCCGATCCCCGAGCCGCCCCCGGTGACGATCACCCGCTTGTTCTTCAGGCTCGGGTAGATCGCCCGCCGTTCGGCCGTACTCGTTTGCTGCAACACGGAAATCCTTTTCAACTGATGTTCTGGCGGCGCTCAGCGGGCGAGCAGGCCGCGCTGCGCCAGGTTCTGCATCAGGGCACCGATGCCCTGGCTCCACGGCGCTGCCGCCTTGGAGGTGGTGACAGTGTTCACCAGCGCGCCCAGCCGGGCGCTCGCGATCGTCACCTGGTCGCCGACCTTGTGGGTGAAGCCCCGGCCCGGCGCGTCCCGGTCCTGTGTGGGCGCGAACAGCGTCCCCAGGAACAGCACCAGGCCGTCCGGATACTGGTGCTCGCTCATCGCCTGGGCGAGCAGCGTCTCGGGGTCGCGGCTGATCTCGCGCATCGTGCTGTAGCCGTCGAGCGTGTAGCCGTCGGTGCCCTCGATCCGCAGCGTCACTTCGGCCACGCGCACGTCGTCGATGCCGAAGCCGCCGTCGAACAGCCGGATGAACGGCCCGAGCGAGCAGGACGCATTGTTGTCCTTGGCCTTGCCGAGCAGCAGGGCCGATCGGCCCTCGAAATCGCGCAGGTTGACGTCGTTGCCGAGCGTCGCGCCGACGGCACGGCCGTTCGCGTCGGCCAGCAGCACGACCTCGGGCTCCGGGTTGTTCCAGGTCGAATCGGAACGGACGCCGACCTCGGCGCCCCAGCCGACGGTGGAAAGCACCGGCGCCTTTGTGAAGATCTCGGCATCCGGGCCGATCGCGACCTCCAGATACTGGGACCAGAGGCCGTCGGCGATCAGCGCATCCTTCAGCGCCGCAGCCTCGACCGAACCGGGCACTACCGAGCGGATGCTGCCGCCCAGCGCACTTTCCAGGCGCGTGCGAACTTCGGCGGCGCGCTCATGATCGCCCCGCGCCCCTTCTTCGATCACCCGCTCCAGCGCGGAAACCGCAAAGGTCACGCCCGCGGCCTTCACGCACTGCAGGTCGATGGGGCTCAGCAGCCGCACCGCGGCGTCGGCATCGGGCGAGAGGCCCAGCGTCTCCAGGTCGCCGATCGCCTCGCCGCCGGTTGCGTCCCTCACGCCCTGCGCAACCAGTGCGGACACGGTGGGAGCCACGCGCGCCATGTCGTGGACGATGCCGTTCTTGATTAGAACTGGGGAGGGGCCGTCGCCGCGATCGATGCGGCCAAGCAAGGTGGCGCTGCGCCAGTCAGCCGGCAGCGCGCCGAGAATCGAGTGCTGAGTTTCTGTCATGTCCTCTCCGTCCCTGTTAGCGGTATCGTTCACGGCGAAGCGGTCCGTCAAGTGAGCGATGGTGCCGATGCGTCATCCTCCGGCCCGGGCGCTCTGCCATATCCGCAGTTCGCCCCCTTGCGGGGCTTTCGTCGATGGCCCAGCTTTGCGCGATGAAATGGAAGCGTCTGCTGCCGTTGCTTCAGGGCGAGTTGGTCTATCCCGGGCGGGTGTCGCACCTCGTCCAGGCGCCCGACGCGAAACGGGAAACCGTTCGGATCGCGTCCGGCCTCCTGTCGGGCGTCGCGGCGGCGCACGGCCGGGCGTTCCTCGGCATTCCCTATGCGGCGCCGCCGGTGGGCGCGCTTCGCTGGCGTGCACCGCAGCCCATCGAGCCGTGGCAGGGTGAGCGGGATGCGACCCAAACCGGCTCGCCCGCGGTCCAGAGCGT encodes:
- a CDS encoding LacI family DNA-binding transcriptional regulator; the protein is MPESNRKPRARSARQSGAPTISDVAARAGVSTMTVSRVINGEGSVRDTTRETVVQAISDLNYAPNRAARSLAGAAQLRMALLYSNPSAAYLSEFLVGSLDQAGRSDIQLVVEKCEGDGDERRVVQRLVAGIDGIILPPPLCDSRPVLDYLAEEGIPTVVVATGKPPEDATAVSIDDRAAAHAMTRHLLSLGHARIGFIIGNPNQTASALRLEGYRAALAEAGIPHDPALEVAALFTYRSGLDAAEILLDLQARPTAIFASNDDMAAATVAVAHRRGLDVPGDLTVCGFDDSALATTIWPELTTIHQPIADMSRAAVDLLAERIRARRAGNEEPARRLVLDYTLIRRQSDASPRKRPRVMVRAER
- a CDS encoding SDR family oxidoreductase; protein product: MLQQTSTAERRAIYPSLKNKRVIVTGGGSGIGEGLIEAFVAQGARVAFVDIAQEASQQLVARLSQDAEHAPRFFRCDLTDIAALRACFAEMEAELGGVDILINNAGNDDRHTVEQVTPEYWDERLAVNLRHQFFAAQAVAPAMKQNGGGVILNFGSISWHLALPELVLYQTSKAAIEGLTRSLARDLGRENIRVNTIVPGNVQTPRQERWYTPEGEAEIIAGQCLNGRIQPADVAALVLFLASDDARMCTGHDYFIDAGWR
- a CDS encoding fumarylacetoacetate hydrolase family protein; its protein translation is MTETQHSILGALPADWRSATLLGRIDRGDGPSPVLIKNGIVHDMARVAPTVSALVAQGVRDATGGEAIGDLETLGLSPDADAAVRLLSPIDLQCVKAAGVTFAVSALERVIEEGARGDHERAAEVRTRLESALGGSIRSVVPGSVEAAALKDALIADGLWSQYLEVAIGPDAEIFTKAPVLSTVGWGAEVGVRSDSTWNNPEPEVVLLADANGRAVGATLGNDVNLRDFEGRSALLLGKAKDNNASCSLGPFIRLFDGGFGIDDVRVAEVTLRIEGTDGYTLDGYSTMREISRDPETLLAQAMSEHQYPDGLVLFLGTLFAPTQDRDAPGRGFTHKVGDQVTIASARLGALVNTVTTSKAAAPWSQGIGALMQNLAQRGLLAR